The nucleotide sequence AGAATTAAAAGTCTCTTGGCGAGAAAATATATTCCTATTTATCAAAAGGATGCAATGCGAAATGATATTATATTAGAACTTGCAAAATTGGATTTCAATCTACTGCAATCTCTTCATAAAGAGGAATTGAAGAAACTTTCGATGTcagtaaatttaaataatcattttttagaaatattttgctAATATATGTGAACAAACAAACAACATAATCCTCACATTTAATatcaatatataaatataataggaaaatttataagaatttcaaaattattgcttTATAGTTATGGAGATATCATAGCACTTAAAAATTATTTGCATGAACTTTACTAGCTATAGAAATGCACAAGTTTGATTAATGCTAGAGATCTCACACGATTTTCATACATTATCTTAATTGGTTAGTTCTAGTTTCCTAATTGTAAGTAATTTTGTTTTATTTACATTTGGGGTATAAATTGAttattttgtttctattttttgatGGATGACATGTTTAAAGATGGTGGAATGATTTAGCACTTGCTAAATCACTAAAGTTTGCCCGTGATCGGATTGTGGAAGGTTATTATTGGGTTCTTGGTATGTATCATGAGCCTCAATTTTCTCGTGCACGAGTGATGTGCACCAAAGCATTTTGTGTTCTATCAATTATGGATGATATTTATGATAACTATAGCACATTGGATGAGCGCAGACTATTAACTGAAGCAATAAAGAGGTTTGTTTTTAGGATATCCTAACTTTAATTGTTCTGTGTCGTTTCCTTTAATATTGTTGTATGTTGTACGTCATATATGATAGGACTACAAGGTTGTAAAACaaattcaagtcaaatgataagTTCTCATATTCAATCTTATACTAATATCATGGCCACATATTTGCTCATGTTTTTCTTACATTTAGGTGGAATCATCAAGCTGTCGATTCTTTACCAGAATACATAAAGGATTTTTATCTCAAGCTATTAAAGAATTTCGAAGAATTTGAAGCAGAGTTGGAATTTAATGAGAAGTACCGTGTGCAATACCTTCAAAATGAAGTATGTTAATAGGAAAGAGATATTGACTTCCATCTGTTATCCTAAAAATTACTAACTAAATTTTTTCTTGATTTACATAGTTTAAAGCTGTAGCCATAGCATATTTTGAGGAATCTAAGTGGGGTGTGGAGGGATATGTGCCATCACTTGACGAACACTTGCGTGTTTCATTGATCTCCTCCGCATGTTCTATGGTCATTTGTTCCATGTATTTGGGTATGGGAGAAGTGGCAACAAAAGAGATATTCGAGTGGTATTCTAGTTTTCCTAAGCCCGTGGAAGCTTGCTCTATAATTGGTAGACTCCTCAATGATATAAGATCACATGAGGTAATCACTTCCCTTGGTACAATAGCTTAGCAACAATGTTTGACAATTCCAATTAAAAAATTTGTAGATGGAGCAAGAGAGAGACCATGCCGCCTCTACAGTGGAAAGTTACATGAAAGAGCATGGCACGAATGTAAAAGTTGCATGTCAGAAGCTACGAGAGATGGTGGAGAAAGCATGGAAgaatttaaataaggaaagtctTAATCCAACACCAGTAGCTCGACCTATAATTGAAAGAATACTTAGCTTTTCAAAATCAATGGAAGACGTATATAGGTACACCGATGAGTACACCACTTCTGATAATAAAATGAAAGATAATATTTCTTTGGTGTTGGTTGAACCTATTCCTATATAAGGGTGTGACTTCTTTAATAAATCATAGTGGGAAGAGTATGTTGAAAATCATTAGAGGCAACCATTTCAGTGTGAGGATGATCAATTTCCTAGCTATCAATGTTTGAATAAATCAAACTTATATTTGGATGGTGTATGGAAAGTTATAATTGATATGTAGTG is from Zingiber officinale cultivar Zhangliang chromosome 7B, Zo_v1.1, whole genome shotgun sequence and encodes:
- the LOC122003815 gene encoding beta-eudesmol synthase-like — its product is MEKQSVTLVSDDQGIVRKSTKYHPSVWGDYFIRNSSLNLLEESTQRMRERVEELKVQVKSMFKDTSDILQIMNLIDSIQLLRLDYHFENEIDDALRLIFEVDDKNYGLYETSLRFRLLRQRGYNVSTDTFNKFKDDNGSFISTLNGDAKGLLSFYNASYLATHGEIILDEANYFTKSQLVSLLSELEQPLETQVSLFLEVPLCRRIKSLLARKYIPIYQKDAMRNDIILELAKLDFNLLQSLHKEELKKLSIWWNDLALAKSLKFARDRIVEGYYWVLGMYHEPQFSRARVMCTKAFCVLSIMDDIYDNYSTLDERRLLTEAIKRWNHQAVDSLPEYIKDFYLKLLKNFEEFEAELEFNEKYRVQYLQNEFKAVAIAYFEESKWGVEGYVPSLDEHLRVSLISSACSMVICSMYLGMGEVATKEIFEWYSSFPKPVEACSIIGRLLNDIRSHEMEQERDHAASTVESYMKEHGTNVKVACQKLREMVEKAWKNLNKESLNPTPVARPIIERILSFSKSMEDVYRYTDEYTTSDNKMKDNISLVLVEPIPI